The nucleotide window CCACGCATGACTCTCACCTAGCGAAAGTTGGTCAGATGACACAGATGTCGGTCAGAGTGCTGTATTTCGGGTTGATCCGTGAGTGCTGCGACAATGTGCGCGAGGACAAGGTTGAGGTACCCGTCGGTGCCACCGTCGACGATCTGGTTGCGGGCCTTGTCGATCGCTATCCAGCGTTGGACCGGTATCGCAATCGCGTACAGATGGCGGTAAACGAATCCATCGTGCGGTGCTCAACGGTGCTGGCTGACGGGGATACCGTTGCCTTCATTCCGCAGGTCGCCGGCGGCTCGGATCGCTACTGCCGCCTGACCGATCAGCCGTTGAGCGTCGACGAATTACTAGCCGCGGTAACGGCACCGGGGCAAGGCGGAGTCGTGGTGTTCATCGGCAACGTACGAGACCACAACCAGGGACACTCGGTCACCCACCTACACTACGAGGCCTATCCCGCCATGGTGTATCGCACCTTGGAATCGATCATTGAGAGATGCGAGGCCATCGGTGAGGGCGTGCAAGTCGCCGTCGCGCACCGTACGGGAGACCTGCAGATCGGCGACTCAGCGGTGATCA belongs to Mycobacterium basiliense and includes:
- a CDS encoding molybdenum cofactor biosynthesis protein; the protein is MSVRVLYFGLIRECCDNVREDKVEVPVGATVDDLVAGLVDRYPALDRYRNRVQMAVNESIVRCSTVLADGDTVAFIPQVAGGSDRYCRLTDQPLSVDELLAAVTAPGQGGVVVFIGNVRDHNQGHSVTHLHYEAYPAMVYRTLESIIERCEAIGEGVQVAVAHRTGDLQIGDSAVIIAAAAPHRAEAFQAARMCIEYLKEETPIWKKEFSPDGAEWIGTRP